In the Ruminococcus albus 7 = DSM 20455 genome, one interval contains:
- a CDS encoding tyrosine-type recombinase/integrase: MENKETTNMTFRELFDRWHKERSESVTETTSKVYRSYLNKYIPDDLKNRSVNSIDFDEWKSIKNEMLNGKAPNGSKVVSSTARMALGVYHAVFIYGKRNFGLKNPADGESINYRDIRSITVFTEKEVRKLRKAVKPYDVVHLGIMLCLYTGAEVNEICAVRWGDLDLKNNLLKIRGVVEKINKRSKKEKNNLIVVEITEKKNSRELPIPTWIAEQLKIMEPMHDDDENFLTGEEGCAYPMTFRGQYVAFVKAARVQKRSISALRHTFAMTCVKKNVEVGTLSEMLGHKKVSDTLRMYYRKQMTDKREIVENLYE, encoded by the coding sequence ATGGAAAATAAAGAAACGACCAATATGACATTTCGGGAACTGTTTGATAGATGGCACAAGGAACGAAGCGAATCGGTGACAGAGACCACAAGCAAGGTGTATCGTTCTTACCTCAACAAATACATTCCCGATGATTTAAAGAATCGTTCGGTGAACAGCATCGACTTTGACGAATGGAAAAGTATAAAAAATGAAATGCTGAACGGCAAAGCTCCGAACGGTTCAAAGGTGGTGTCAAGCACCGCAAGAATGGCTCTCGGAGTTTATCACGCGGTATTTATATACGGAAAAAGAAATTTTGGTCTGAAAAACCCTGCTGACGGAGAATCGATAAATTACAGAGATATACGTTCAATTACCGTGTTTACCGAAAAAGAGGTAAGAAAGCTGCGAAAGGCGGTAAAGCCTTACGACGTGGTTCACCTCGGCATAATGCTTTGCCTGTACACGGGAGCTGAAGTAAACGAGATCTGTGCTGTCAGGTGGGGAGACTTAGACCTAAAAAATAATCTTTTGAAAATACGCGGAGTGGTAGAAAAAATCAATAAAAGGTCAAAAAAGGAAAAGAATAATCTCATAGTTGTTGAAATCACCGAAAAAAAGAACAGTCGAGAGCTGCCGATACCCACATGGATAGCCGAACAGCTGAAAATAATGGAGCCTATGCACGACGATGATGAGAACTTTCTCACCGGCGAAGAGGGATGCGCATATCCTATGACTTTTCGAGGTCAATATGTGGCTTTCGTCAAAGCTGCCAGAGTGCAGAAACGATCCATAAGTGCTCTGCGCCACACCTTTGCAATGACCTGTGTTAAGAAAAATGTCGAGGTCGGGACGCTGAGCGAGATGCTCGGGCATAAAAAGGTCAGTGATACGCTCAGAATGTATTACAGAAAGCAGATGACGGATAAACGTGAGATAGTCGAAAATTTGTACGAATAG
- a CDS encoding site-specific integrase, whose product MNTLNIYARKDGRYEGRVYLGKDENGKRRYKSYYGATAEEVRRKHELTQFSAVPNIPASKMTIATLAAEWLLSVQNRVKESTLENYRLKLKKHIIPSFGAMNCCAVGSKEIYGFMNAKIGNGLSSRYVSDILVLMKSMFKYAAREYGFKNVFDGITMPKKQSKEVRLLTKDEENKLKSYITEKPTLAGMGIALTMYTGLRVGELCALTWADIDLDYRTLTVKKTMQRIQNHEGGGKTKLIISEPKSEKSRRIIPIPECMIEMLRSFKADDGCFLLTGKDKPMEPRAMQYRFSRLLKKLGLPHIHYHALRHGWASRAIELGFDVKTLSEILGHSSVELTMRLYVHSNFERKRACMDMFSW is encoded by the coding sequence ATGAATACACTAAACATCTATGCCCGCAAGGACGGGCGATACGAGGGGCGGGTCTACCTCGGCAAGGACGAGAACGGCAAGCGCAGGTACAAATCATACTATGGTGCGACAGCGGAAGAAGTTCGCAGAAAGCACGAATTGACGCAGTTTTCCGCTGTTCCGAACATTCCGGCATCGAAAATGACAATAGCCACCCTTGCGGCAGAGTGGCTGCTGTCGGTGCAGAATCGTGTCAAAGAATCCACGCTTGAAAACTATCGGTTGAAGCTAAAAAAGCACATAATACCGTCGTTCGGAGCTATGAACTGCTGTGCTGTCGGCAGCAAGGAGATATACGGCTTCATGAACGCCAAGATCGGCAATGGGCTTTCAAGCCGCTATGTTTCGGATATTCTTGTGCTGATGAAGTCGATGTTCAAGTATGCCGCACGGGAATACGGCTTTAAAAACGTATTTGACGGTATCACAATGCCCAAGAAGCAGTCGAAGGAGGTGCGTCTGCTCACCAAGGACGAGGAAAACAAGCTGAAATCGTACATAACGGAAAAGCCCACTCTTGCCGGCATGGGTATTGCCCTCACCATGTACACCGGGCTTCGTGTAGGCGAGCTGTGCGCTCTTACATGGGCAGACATCGACCTTGATTACCGCACACTGACCGTGAAAAAGACCATGCAGCGCATACAGAACCATGAGGGCGGCGGCAAAACCAAGCTCATTATCAGCGAGCCGAAAAGCGAGAAATCACGCCGCATTATACCTATCCCCGAATGTATGATAGAAATGCTCCGGTCATTCAAGGCTGATGACGGCTGTTTTCTGCTGACCGGGAAGGACAAGCCTATGGAGCCGAGAGCCATGCAGTACCGTTTTTCAAGGCTTTTAAAGAAGCTGGGGCTGCCACATATCCATTATCATGCCCTGCGCCACGGCTGGGCAAGCAGAGCGATTGAGCTGGGCTTCGATGTTAAAACGTTGTCGGAGATACTCGGACACAGCAGCGTAGAACTGACAATGCGGCTTTATGTTCACTCCAACTTTGAACGTAAAAGGGCTTGCATGGATATGTTCAGTTGGTAA
- a CDS encoding tyrosine-type recombinase/integrase, whose protein sequence is MSIVKEQILVNDMTVSDLFEEWLASKTIRSDTANNYRIKYRRYLERILGGIKVNDITAEKWKELETEISNGTDSRGDSLTLTGIRSLFQMLRSIFTYGTKNYGLNYPMGETNLPEDRYTSETVFSPHEVEILRKSVKPYKPDHLGIMLCIYTGIQLGELCGAKWGDFDTDERVLRIRRSLAREHDKENDNKTVLRLTEYGNERTARNLHIPDWINDQLILLKRIHDDNEMFIPGKSGRCEPVIFVSYSYTGFLDKAGVKYRSFTATRNTYIKVSVENGMSSEELSLLLGDPSEEYTRKKYYDKVK, encoded by the coding sequence ATGAGTATTGTCAAGGAACAAATACTGGTGAACGATATGACAGTCTCCGATTTGTTTGAAGAATGGCTGGCAAGTAAAACAATAAGGTCGGATACAGCAAACAATTACAGGATCAAATACAGACGGTATCTTGAAAGAATACTTGGTGGCATCAAGGTCAACGACATCACGGCAGAAAAATGGAAGGAGCTTGAAACGGAAATTTCAAACGGCACTGATTCAAGGGGCGATTCTCTTACGCTTACCGGTATCCGATCTTTGTTTCAGATGCTTCGTTCAATTTTCACTTACGGAACGAAAAACTATGGCTTGAACTACCCTATGGGAGAAACCAATCTGCCGGAGGATAGGTATACCTCTGAGACTGTTTTTTCTCCGCACGAAGTAGAGATACTCAGAAAATCTGTCAAGCCGTACAAACCCGATCATCTTGGGATCATGCTCTGCATCTATACGGGAATACAGCTCGGCGAACTTTGCGGTGCCAAATGGGGCGACTTTGATACTGACGAAAGGGTGTTGAGGATTCGGCGTTCATTGGCAAGGGAGCATGATAAGGAAAATGATAACAAAACCGTTCTGAGGCTGACCGAATACGGAAACGAAAGAACCGCCCGAAATCTTCATATCCCCGACTGGATAAACGATCAGCTCATACTGCTGAAGCGTATACATGATGACAACGAAATGTTTATCCCAGGAAAAAGCGGAAGGTGTGAGCCTGTTATCTTTGTAAGCTACAGCTATACGGGATTTCTTGATAAAGCCGGCGTGAAATACAGATCGTTTACAGCCACACGGAACACATATATAAAGGTATCTGTTGAAAACGGCATGAGCTCGGAAGAACTGAGCCTTCTGCTTGGCGATCCGAGCGAGGAGTACACAAGGAAAAAATACTATGATAAAGTGAAATGA